TTTGGTACTGGCCATGACCCAGAAAGCCGCGGATAAATACTACAGCGACCTGCACAAAGATGGTCTGCTTATTCTCGATGACAGCCTCGTGCCGGAAACACCGGACTTTCTACACGTGGTTCGCCTGCCGATTACGAAACTTGCCGTCGAAGAACTCGGCAAGGCCCTCTTCGCCAATATCGTGGCCTTGGGCGCCCTCGTACGCATCACAGGACTGGTACAGCTGGACACCGTTAAGGATTTTGTGAAAAAACGCGTGCCGCCCCATACGGTTGAAGCCAATATGAAGGCCTTACAACTGGGCTGGGATGCAGCAGCTGATGTGCATTAAATAGTAACGGATAAGACGAAGATAAGATAGTTAACAAAATAATACGATACAAAAGCCAGCGGCAGTATGTTCCTGCACGATTTACACGCATAGCGCGTACTAGCGCAGAAATATACCTCCGCTGGCTGTCTTATAGCATCGATGTTAACTATCTCTCTATCATCGATGTAATTAAGATGCCCGGTGGCTGATAATACTTTTCCGTAGCTTTGACAGGCTTGCCTAACGCGACGGAAAAGTATTATCAGCCACC
The Selenomonas ruminantium AC2024 DNA segment above includes these coding regions:
- a CDS encoding 2-oxoacid:acceptor oxidoreductase family protein, whose amino-acid sequence is MKKQLRLSGSGGQGVITAAILLAEAAVAEGKEAAQSQSYGPEARGGASKAEVIISDEIIYHPHVETPDLVLAMTQKAADKYYSDLHKDGLLILDDSLVPETPDFLHVVRLPITKLAVEELGKALFANIVALGALVRITGLVQLDTVKDFVKKRVPPHTVEANMKALQLGWDAAADVH